From a single Camarhynchus parvulus chromosome 20, STF_HiC, whole genome shotgun sequence genomic region:
- the MAPRE1 gene encoding microtubule-associated protein RP/EB family member 1 isoform X1, whose product MAVNVYSTSVTSDNLSRHDMLAWINESLQLTLTKIEQLCSGAAYCQFMDMLFPGSVALKKVKFQAKLEHEYIQNFKVLQAGFKRMGVDKIIPVDKLVKGKFQDNFEFVQWFKKFFDANYDGKEYDPVAARQGQDTIAPNLVTPVVNKTRKSLGTGSAAPQRPIVAQRTPAGPRAGPGMGKKGGGDEESAGLIEQINALKLTVEDLEKERDFYFGKLRNIELICQENEGENDPVLQRIVEILYATDEGFVIPDEGAPQEEQEEY is encoded by the exons ATGGCAGTGAATGTGTATTCTACTTCAGTGACCAGCGATAACTTGAGCCGACATGACATGCTGGCGTGGATCAATGAGTCTCTGCAGCTGACGCTGACCAAGATCGAACAGCTGTGCTCAG GTGCTGCATACTGTCAGTTCATGGACATGCTCTTCCCAGGTTCTGTAGCACTCAAGAAAGTGAAATTTCAAGCAAAATTGGAACATGAGTACATTCAAAACTTCAAGGTTCTACAAGCAGGTTTTAAACGAATGGGTGTTGACAAA aTAATTCCTGTGGACAAACTAGTGAAAGGCAAATTTCAGGACAACTTTGAATTTGTTCAGTGGTTCAAGAAATTTTTTGATGCAAACTATGACGGGAAGGAGTATGATCCTGTTGCTGCTCGACAAGGCCAAGACACAATAGCACCAAACCTTGTTACTCCAGTTgtgaacaaaaccaggaaatctCTCGGTACTGGCAGTGCAG CCCCGCAGAGGCCCATTGTTGCACAGAGGACCCCAGCAGGtcccagagctgggcctgggATGGGCAAAAAGGGTGGAGGAGATGAAGAATCGGCAGGATTGATCGAGCAG ATCAATGCATTGAAACTTACTGTTGAAGAtctggagaaggagagagacTTCTACTTTGGCAAATTGAGGAACATTGAATTGATCTGCCAGGAGAATGAAGGGGAGAATGATCCAGTGTTGCAGAGGATTGTGGAAATTCTTTATGCCACAGAT GAAGGCTTTGTGATACCTGACGAAGGAGCACCGCAGGAGGAACAAGAAGAGTATTAA
- the MAPRE1 gene encoding microtubule-associated protein RP/EB family member 1 isoform X2 codes for MAVNVYSTSVTSDNLSRHDMLAWINESLQLTLTKIEQLCSGAAYCQFMDMLFPGSVALKKVKFQAKLEHEYIQNFKVLQAGFKRMGVDKIIPVDKLVKGKFQDNFEFVQWFKKFFDANYDGKEYDPVAARQGQDTIAPNLVTPVVNKTRKSLAPQRPIVAQRTPAGPRAGPGMGKKGGGDEESAGLIEQINALKLTVEDLEKERDFYFGKLRNIELICQENEGENDPVLQRIVEILYATDEGFVIPDEGAPQEEQEEY; via the exons ATGGCAGTGAATGTGTATTCTACTTCAGTGACCAGCGATAACTTGAGCCGACATGACATGCTGGCGTGGATCAATGAGTCTCTGCAGCTGACGCTGACCAAGATCGAACAGCTGTGCTCAG GTGCTGCATACTGTCAGTTCATGGACATGCTCTTCCCAGGTTCTGTAGCACTCAAGAAAGTGAAATTTCAAGCAAAATTGGAACATGAGTACATTCAAAACTTCAAGGTTCTACAAGCAGGTTTTAAACGAATGGGTGTTGACAAA aTAATTCCTGTGGACAAACTAGTGAAAGGCAAATTTCAGGACAACTTTGAATTTGTTCAGTGGTTCAAGAAATTTTTTGATGCAAACTATGACGGGAAGGAGTATGATCCTGTTGCTGCTCGACAAGGCCAAGACACAATAGCACCAAACCTTGTTACTCCAGTTgtgaacaaaaccaggaaatctCTCG CCCCGCAGAGGCCCATTGTTGCACAGAGGACCCCAGCAGGtcccagagctgggcctgggATGGGCAAAAAGGGTGGAGGAGATGAAGAATCGGCAGGATTGATCGAGCAG ATCAATGCATTGAAACTTACTGTTGAAGAtctggagaaggagagagacTTCTACTTTGGCAAATTGAGGAACATTGAATTGATCTGCCAGGAGAATGAAGGGGAGAATGATCCAGTGTTGCAGAGGATTGTGGAAATTCTTTATGCCACAGAT GAAGGCTTTGTGATACCTGACGAAGGAGCACCGCAGGAGGAACAAGAAGAGTATTAA